GCAGCGGTGAATTGGGCCACAATTTGATGGATCACCATTTCCGTTGTGGTGCTGGTGGTAAAATAGATGGTTATTTGGATAGCTATGTGTATGGCCGCAGACCGACAGGTTTGTATGTACCTCGTTTTGTAAACGTAGAAGGTGATACCAAAAAGCGTGATTATGTCCGTGGATTCGGATATCAGGGTGCTGCAGGTCGTGGACGTTGGTCTGGTGCTGTTGCCGAGATGGAAGTGGGTGGTGCATGGAAAGATGCCATCTGTGAGCCAGGTGACTGGACCGTAGGTTTTACCGCTTTCGGAGAAACACTGCCTTATCACGAAAATAAAGTTACGCTCGATAAAAGCAAAAAAGATAAATGGGGATTACCTGTATTATCATTTGACGCGGAGATCAAGGATAATGAATTGAAGATGCGTGGTGACATGCAGAACGAAATGAAAGAAATGTTGGAAAAAGTTGGCGTGAAAGATATCTATACCTACGATAATGTATATGGCTTCGGTCAAGGTATCCACGAAATGGGAACCGCTCGTATGGGACGTGATCCAAAAACTTCCGTTTTAAATGGTAACAACCAAGTGTGGGATGCATTGAACGTCTTTGTGACTGATGGTGCTTGTATGACTTCTGCAGGTTGTGTCAACCCTTCATTAACGTACATGGCCCTTACTGCTCGTGCAGTTGACTTTGCAGTAAGTGAATTGAAAAAAGGTAACATCTAATAGCTAAAGATTCATAACAATGGAAAATAACGCAAATAAGACGAGTAGAAGAGGTTTTATAAAGAGTGCTGCAACCGCTGCGGCGGCTTTTATGATCGTCCCTCGCCATGTATTGGGCGGAAATGGCTTTACAGCTCCAAGTGACAAATTACAAGTAGCAGGTATCGGTGTAGGAGGCAAAGGTTTTAGCGACATCAACGCGTTTCATGATTCAGGGAAGGCAGATTTGGCTTTCTTGTGTGATGTGGACGACCGTCGTGCAGCCGGTGCATTAAAACGTTACCCGAAGGCAAAATATTATAAAGACTATCGTGAGATGTTGGATAAGGAGCACAAACGCATTGAAGCTGTTTCTGTTTCGACTCCAGATCATCAACATGCAATTCAGGCGCTTGCAGCTATGCAGTTGGGTAAGCACGTGTACGTTCAAAAACCGCTGACACACGATGTTTGGGAAGCCAGAGCTTTGACGCATGCCGCTAAGAAATATAAAGTAGTGACCCAAATGGGAAATCAAGGGGCATCGAATGATGGACCACGTTTTGTGCGTGAATGGTACGAAGCTGGTCTTATTGGTGATGTACATACTGTATATTGTTGGACAGACCGTCCGGTATGGCCTTCGGGTATTGCTTGGCCTACAGGTAAAGCTGAGATTCCGAAAGAATTGGATTGGGATCTTTGGTTAGGGACTGCACCTTACAAAGAATATGTCGACAAATTGGTGCCTTTCAACTGGCGTGGCTGGTGGGATTATGGTACCGGTGCATTGGGCGATATGGGCTGTCATTTGTTGGAAGTGCCTTTCAGTACCTTAGGGCTCACCTATGTACAAGATGTACAAGCTACTGTAGGTTCTGTATATGTGGATGAGTTCAAACGCGGATATTTTCCGGAAAGCTGTCCGCCATCAAGCCACGCAACATTAACATTCCCGAAAACACCGCGTACTAATGGCCCTGTCACATTACACTGGATGGACGGTGGTATTCAGCCCGCTCGTCCGGATGAATTAGGTCCAAACGAAATTTTTGGTGATGGTGGTAACGGAATCTTACTTGTCGGTACAAAGGGAAAAATCCTTGCTGATACTTACGGACAGAATGCACGTTTATTACCAACGTCGAGAAAAGAACAAATTGCCCAAAAGTATGCGCGTGTACCCGGACAAGAAAGTGGACACTATGCACAATGGGTAGAAGCTTGTCAGGCTGGATACGGTAAGAAAGAGGTGAGTTCGCCATTTGAAATCGCCGGTCCATTGACTGAAGCTTTATTGATGGCTAATTTGGCAATCAGAGGAGCTGATTTACGTATCGATGGCAAATATCCTGGACGTAACCTGAAATTGCTGTGGGATAACAATAATATGCGCGTTACAAACTTCGATCATGTCAATCAGTATGTAAAACGTAATTACAGACAAGGTTGGGAAATGAAATATAATTTCTAAAATTAAGATATTTAGTAGTATGAATAGAAGAGAAGCATTACAACGAGTTGCCTTAATTTTAGGAGGTACCGTTATTGGCGCTAATTTATTTTTGGAAGGTTGTACACGTTCAGCAACGAAAGATGTGCAAGCATTATTTGAAGCGAAAACGACCGACTTGCTAGGTGATCTAGCGGAGGCTATTTTACCTAAAACTGCTACTCCGGGGGCGAAAGAAGCAGGGGTAGGAAGTTTTATCCCTGTCATGGTGCGTGACTGCTATACAGAGAAGCAGCAAAAAGCATTTTTAGATGGTTTGGGCAGTTTGGACGACAAATCGAAAGAAGTGAAAGGGAAACCATTCCTGGAACTTTCGGCGGAAGATAGAACGGCTGTCGCTGCGGCTTTGGATAAAGAAGCGAACGAGTTCAACAAAAAACAGGCTGAAGATCAGAAAGATAGTCGCGAGAAAAATAGAGAGAAACAGAATGAATTGTACAATTATGTGGATAATGATCCACCTCATTGGTTCACCATGTTTAAGCAGTTAACGTTGACCGGTTTCTTTAACTCTGAACTGGGCTGCACAAAGGCATTACGCTATGTGAAGATTCCTGGAAAATTTGATGGTAATCTTCCATACAAAAAAGGAGACAAAGCATTTGCTTAACAAAGCTTGCAAAAGTAAAGATAAAAAGGAGACCAAGGTCTCCTTTTTATTTTGTCTCGATTGCCAGAGCAAAATGGATCCGCTGTTGTTTAGTAACGGTCATAAAATATCCCTGATCGGTAGAATCACCATTAATTTCTACGGTATCATTATAGCGCAGTTCACGAAGGTAGTTCATCTCCAACGACCGGATCTGATTAGTTAATACGAGCTCCATAGGCAATCTGTCCATACACCAGTCGAGATATTTAACATTGTTGGCGTGGTTGACAATATCCAGATCGGAGAGTTTTACACTATATTCATCCCTATTTTTGACCGGACTGGTGATATCGAGTTTCGAAAAAGGCCGCTGGGTGGCTGGACGGTCGGGATATGTCACAAAATCTTCGGTCGAAATGGCCAGTGTTTCGGAACTTCTTTTTACTGTATTGATGACGGCCCAATAACTGCTTGCTGTCACATAAGGCTGCCCATTCACTGTAATTTCAAAATTTCTGGTCGAGCGTGCGCCTGCCAATTCCTGCACCCAGGTTTTCACCTTGACAATATCCATCCATTTGGGTAATCTCGTAATCTCAATTCGTATACGGCTTAGTACCCACGTTTGGTTATGTTTGGCCATTTCTTTAAATCCAAAACCCGCTACATTGGCATGCTCTCCAGCGGTGAGCTGCAAGATATTAGATAAATCGGAGAAGCGGATGCGACCATTGGAGTAGCACTGTGTGAAATTAATTTCCCACTCTTTTTCGAAAACAGATGGTTCCATATAGTATATATTTTCCGCAAAAATAGAGAATAAGAATCATTTGTGCCATCCCCACAAGCTGAAATGACACGCTATTCAGATAACGTGGAATCTTCCTAAGGTACAAACGTTTTTTTATTGTAAAATAAATGATAGTTTTTAATTATTGTATTGATTATTATACGTGGAATTGGTAGATTTAGATAAGCCAATGGCAGAGGAAGATAAAATAAGATTGGCTTAAAAGCGTTATTGATTATGTAACGCAAACACTATTGTTAAACATTAAATGCTCGTATTATGGTTGGACAACTAATAGCTAAAGAGGAAATTCCTCAATTTAAATTTATCCCGGCGATTGAAGATAAGACAGCGACCTTTATGGATAAATTGAAAGGTGCACTTCGGTTGGGAAATGAGTTTAAATCCAAAACCGAAATTGCCTTTCAGACAGATTCCGGACCAAAACGTATCGAAACCACGGTGTGGTCGTTGACCGATAGATATATTCAGATTAAAAGTGGCGTTTTAATACCATTAAAGTCTATTATTGCAATTGATTATTAAATAGACAAAGAAAGGCTCCTCATGTAGTTAAGGAGCCTTTCGCTTTTAATGATAGATGCTGTTAAATGATAGATGCTGTTAAATGATAGATGCTGTTAAGAAGCGCATCAGTACTGTTTCCCTTTCCAAGAGGACCTCTTGCAAAAAGAAATTTCTAATACGTTTCGCCTGTTAATTCTTTTAGGCGTATCTCGGATACCTTCGCATCGTATTGTGCAGTATAGCTACGTGTCATTGCATTGATGTAATTTAGCTGCGCTGTTCTTACTTCCAACGTGGTGATGGTACCTATCCGGAATTTATCCATGGTGATGTTTAAATTTTCTTTTGCCAGTTCCTCGTTTTGCCGTTCTACATTGGCCAATTCGATGTTGGTAATGTAGGTTTGAAACAAAGTCCTTACCTGAGCCTGTATATCCTGTTTTTGCTGTTTGATCTGTATTTCAGCACTCTTAATCTGAAATTTCGCAATACGTTCGTTTCTATTTTGCAAAAAGCCGTTGAATATGTTAAGGGATGCCGATACACCGTAGGTGAGTCCTCTATTTTTGTTTTCTGTAGAGAAACCAAGAGAGGAGTGAGATTCGTTCCAATTATACCCGCTATTTAAACCAATTTTGGGATAACGTTCGGCTTTGACTGTCTTTAGGTTAAGTTCGGCGACACGGTTGTTGATGATGGCAAGCTGAATTTGAGGATTTTGTTGATCAGCAATTTCGATGAGATTACCCAGTTTAAGATCCGTATCCAGTTTCATTTCATCTTCAACGTCAAAGTTTAGACTCAAATCTCTTGTCATCAATTGGTTGAGGTAAGTTTTGGTGTTTTTAAAGCTTTCGAGCTGCCTAAGCAGGTTTGTCTGATCGGTATTTAGATCGACTTTAGCATTTAGTAGATCGAGCTTGGAACCTTTTCCGATCTGCAGGCGATTTTCCGCCAGAGTAACCCGATATTGAGAAAGTGTAATGGTTGTATCTAATGCGTTGATCAATCGTTTTTGCTGCACAAGATTATAATAGGTAGCCATGACTTCACTGAGTTGCGTAATGACCTCATATCTAATCTCAGCCTCGCCCTGACGCTGTATCTCTTTAAATCGATCCCTACGCGCAAACATACCCAGTCCGTCAAATATCGTCCAGTTTAAGTTAACACCATACGACATATTGTCATTTTTTGCATTGGAAACCTGCTGTACCTGTCCATCGGCCCTAACCTGTCTTGAATTCTGGACCGAATTACTTCTGCTAAATGTACCGGTTACTGCGGGAAGCATACCTGCGCTGCCTAAACTGGTATACTCGATATCAATGTTGTTGTCATTTTTAGCCAAAAGAATATTGAAGTTATTGCTCAACGTTGTTTTTAGCGCATCTTCCAAGGTCAATATCTCTTGGGCACGAGCTTGAAACATGATGGAGCAAAGCCATAGTAGTAGGGTGAAATTTCTCTTCATGTTTTAATTATTCGTAGCTTTTAATGTTATCAAATTCTGGTCTATGTTTTTTTTGTCGTGACCACATATAATAGATGGCCGGGATGATGAATAACGTCAGAATAAGGGAAAATATGGTGCCTCCGACGATTACTACCCCCATCCCAATTCTGCTGGTCGAAGCAGCACCGAGCGACATGGCAATCGGCAAAGCGCCTAACGCAATGGCCAAACTGGTCATTAAGATCGGTCTAAGCCGCGATTCAGAAGCATGCATAATGGCCTCCAATTTTTCCATTCCCTCTTCCCGCATCTGGTTGGCAAATTCAACAATCAGGATACCATTTTTGGTGACGAGGCCGATCAGCATAATCGTTCCGATCTGGCTGAAGATATTCCAGGTCTGATCAAATAACCATAAACTGATCAGCGCACCGGCTACAGCCATGGGAACAGTCAGAATGATGATAAAAGGATCAAGGAAGCTTTCAAATTGAGCCGCTAAGATCAAGTAGATTAGTAATAGAGCCAAACCAAATGCAAATAGGGTGTTGGAGCTACTTTCAACAAAATCACGCGATTCTCCGCTTAGATCGGTCGTAAAGCTCTGATCGAGCACTTTTTCCTTTATCCGATCCATTGCAGCAATACCATCGCTCATACTCATCCCAGGAGCCAGGCCGGCGGAAACGGTAGCGGACATATAACGGTTGTTGTGATAGAGTTGGGGCGGACTGCTTTCTTCTTTCACGCTAACAACGTTGTCCAATTGGATAAGCTGCCCCATGTTATTACGTACATAGATGGAAGAAAGATCCGTTGGAGTCGCCCGACGGTCATTCTCAACCTGTCCAATAACTTGATATTGTTTTCCGTCGCGCATAAAGTACGCAAAACGTTGACCGCTCAGCAACAGTTGTAAGGATTGCGATACATCCAGTACAGAAACGCCTAGGCTTAGCGCCTTTAGCCGGTCAATTTCAACATGAAGTTCTGGTTTGTTGAACTTGAGGTTGATATCTGTTGTGGAGAACGTAGGGTCGCTGTTGACCTCACTCATAAATTGCGGTATTTTTTCCTGAAGCTTTTCAAAATTCTGCGCCTGGATAATATATTGAACGGGCAATCCACCTCTACGATTCATGGATATTGTGGGCGACTGTGATACATTGACCCGAACAGCATCGTATTGTTTAGTCCATTTGGTCAGTTCCTTCGCAATATCATCCTGGGATTTCTGGCGTTCGCTTGGGTCAACCAACGTCATCCGGATGCGTCCGGAATTGACAGACGCGGCTCCGAAGCCAGGTGAAGTGATGTTAAGACTGATTTTATTCTCCGGAATCGAATCATACACCAGTTTGTCCAGTTCCTGCATGTAACGATCCATATATTCGTAGGTAGCACCTTCTGGACCTGTTACATTGACAGAGATATTGCTTCGGTCGTCGTACGGTGCAGTTTCTTTTTTAATGGATGAAAAAAGGATTCCAATAACCACAAAGCAGATGATTAGGATCGGAAAACTGATCCATTTAAATTTCATGAATTTGTCAAGGGCATTGGCATACCCCTTGTTCATCTTGACAAACATGGGTTCGGTCCAATTATAAAATTTTGTTTTTTTGTGTCCACCACCTTTAATTAGGTAGGCATTGAGCATAGGGGTGAGGGTCAGCGAAACAAATGCAGAAACTAATACGGCCGAAGCGATAACGACTCCAAATTCGCGGAACAACCGGCCTACAAAGCCTTGAAGAAATATGACAGGTAAGAATACCGCTGCAAGTGTGATTGAAATCGAGATAACGGCAAAGAAGATTTCCTTCGAGCCCTTCAAAGCAGCCTCTATGGGAGACATACCTTCTTCCACTTTCTTAAAGATATTTTCCGTCACTACAATCCCATCGTCGACGACAAGGCCTGTCGCGAGTACGATGGCGAGCAGCGTAAGTACATTAATTGAAAATCCGAAAATGTACATAATAAAAAAGGTTGCAATCAGTGAGACGGGAATATCCAGAAGAGGCCGCAATGCGATACCCCAGTCGCGGAAGAAAAAGTAAATGATCAAGGTAACCAAGATAATTGAAATCAGCAGTGTCTCGGCGACTTCCTCCACCGATTTTTTAATAAATGTGGTGTTGTCAGAAGCAATGTTAAGGATAATATCTTCGGGTAGATCTTCCTTGATCTGATCGAGCATTTTATAAAAATTATTGGCAATTTCGAGGTAGTTTGTTCCGGGTTGAGGGATAACCGCTATACCAACCAATTGCTTTCCATTGCTGACCATTTTTGTTTCCAGATTTTCCGCATCTATCTCTGCCCGGCCAATGTCGATGAATTTGACAATACGGCTACTATCGGATTTCAGAATGATATCATTAAACTGCTCGGGTGTAGAAAGGTTTCCTACGGTTTTTACAGTGAGTTCGGTGGTATTTCCAACAATTTTTCCAGAAGGCAATTCAACGTTTTGATTATCCAGAGCCGCGCGGATATCAGAAGCGGTGATCCCGTAAGCAGCCATGCGGTCGGGGTTGAGCCACAACCGCATGGCGTAGCGCTTTTGACCGTAAATTTGGGTACTGCTGACACCTGGAATTGTCTGAAGTCTTTCTGAGATCACATTTTCGGCGTAGTCGCTCAGCGAAAGTTTATCGCGCGTTTCACTTTGCAGCGTCAACGTGATAATAGGATCGGAGTCGGCATCTGCTTTAGAAACCACTGGCGGAGCATCGATATCCTGAGGCAAGCTACGGATGGCCTGAGAGACCTTATCACGGACATCATTTGCCGCTTCTTCAAGGTTTTTCTGCAGACCAAACTCGATGGTGATGTTACTGGACCCCTGGTTACTGGAGGATGATATATTCCGGATGCCATCGATGGAGTTGATGGCTTTTTCCAACGGTTCGGTAATCTGAGATTCAATGATATCTGGATTTGCACCGGCATAGTTTGTTCTTACAGAAACAATAGCCGGGTCAATGGAGGGGTATTCGCGGACGCCCAAAAAACTAAAACCAATGTAGCCAAATAATATAATGGTTATATTGACGACAATAGTTAGCACCGGACGTTTGATAAAAATAGCTGATAAATTCATGTACAGTTAGTTAGCTAATGATACCTTAACTTTTGATCCATCTTTTAACGACAGCACACCTGTGGTTAAGACGGTGTCACCAACACTGATTCCAGATAAAACGACAATATCTTTGTCCGTACGTGCACCAGTTTCAACCTTCACTTCTTTGGCTAGGCCATGCTGTAATACAAACACCTTCTTTCCGTCCTGAACAGGTACGATGGCTTCAGTTGGGATCGATATGGCATCGTTTTCTACCTCGATTGGAACGCTAACGTTGACAAATGATCCTACTTTCAATTTTCCCTGCTCATTCGTTGCGCGGGCTCTGACTGTCAGTGTTCGGGTGTTAAGTGATACTTGAGGTTCTATAGCGTAGATAGTTGCTTTCATGACGGTTGGATCATTGGCAACACTAAACTCGATCGGCATATTGATTTTAACGATACTGCTGTATTTTTCGGGGACTGCAAAGGTGATTTTTACCAGGTTGTCCTTGACCAGATTTGTGATCAGCGTGGTGGGTGAGACAATGGCTCCTACAGATATATTCCGTAATCCGATCATTCCACTAAATGGCGCTCTTATAGTGGTCTTTGATATTTGTGCCTGGATCAACTGGATCTGTGCGGCAGATGTTTTTAAGGCCGCGCTGGCAATATCAAACTCTTCCTGACTGATAGCACCTTTTTGCAACAGCAATTTTGCCCGACGTTCATTTTCTGCATTGAGCTGATTGGTCGTTTGGGATTGTCTTAATTGCGCCTGCAGTTCTATATCATCAATCTTGATTAAAGGTTCGCCCTGCCTGACACGCTGCCCTTCTGCAAAATATATTTTGGTAATTCGACCACTGACTTCACTTCTGACCTCGACCTGCTCTTCTGCGTCAATGCTTCCCGAAAGATTGATCGATCTATCGGCAACAGAAGATTTGGCAATGATCGCCTGTGCCGGAACAGGCACATCTTTTTTCTCCTTTGGCTTATCGGTGCCCACTTTGTCTTTTCTAGCGGTCAACAGAAAGTATGCACCTCCAAAAACAGCGCAGGCCAAAAGAAGGTAAATGATCGATTTTTTATTCATGTGGTATAGTATCTTATGTACTTCTTACTTTTAACGGGTAAATATAGGTTTATTATAATGCGGATACGGGTTGTCAAAAGGATTTTACAATATGCACGGAACTTAAGCAAGAAACTGCACTGCGCGTTACATGGAGCGAAGGGAGATAAAAAAAGCTAGAAATAATTTTCTAGCTTTGCGTCTACTATTTTTTTGATTTTGTCTTTTGTTCCACTTCTTTTGGAGCCTCATCGTTAATTTTCGGCTTGATTGCAGCTCTTGATAAATGCGGTCTTCTTTTTCCAAAAGAACCATTTGATATTTTTCCTCTTCTGGTTTTGATGTCACCTTTTCCCATAGTGTAAAATATTTTGGTTTTAAAAATGATATATAACCTAAATATAGGGATTTGTTTTGAAAGATTCAACTGCTTTGTATTCAAATGATGGGAAAAATACGTTTTTGGACATCAATTTTGAAGTTTTTGGTAATGGTATCAAAAAACAAATTGTTGACCGGTTTGTTTTCAGCAACCAAGTAGGGGATTTCCAATATGTTATTTTTTAATTTAATACGGTAATAACCATACAATAATCCTCTAGTCGTCTGAATCGATTCGATTTTCTGCACGGCTTCGATATCCTTAAAAAGGTTAAAGCTATAATTTTCTCCTTTTAATTGTTCAATAAAAACTTCATCAGTTTTGGCATTATACCATATTTGCTGGCTTTTTACCTTGCTAAAATGGTTGTTGAATAAAAAGAGGTAACCCAAAAGAAAGATTGCAATTGGAAGTAAGAACAGTACGATTTTTATCTTTATGAAAAGCAATACGACAATCAGAATCAGGATAACCCCCATAACGACATTGGAAATGGTTTTTTTTAAATTCGCCTGAATGACTGCGGGGGAAGCCTCAATCAATTGAAAGCCTGTTCTTAAATACTTGGATACATCGGAAGCAAACCCAAAAAAATTTAATTTCTTGCGTATCACCAGATAAGCAATAAGAAGGATAAGTCCAATGATCAGAAACCGCATATTTTCTATTTAGTATTGTTCGTCTTCGTTTGGGTATTTTACTGCTTTCACTTCAGCCACATAGTCGCTTACTGCGGTGATAATTTGCTCATGCAAGTTAGCAAAATGACGCATAAATTTAGGTTTGAAATCTGCATTCATGCCCAGCATATCGTTAATGACAAGTACCTGCCCGTCGCAATCCGCACCAGCACCGATACCTACGGTAGGAATTGTCAATGTTTCGGTTACTGCCTTGGCCAATTTTGCAGGTATCTTTTCCAACACAATGGCAAAACAGCCGGCGTCCTGTAAAGCAAGCGCATCTTCGATTAGTTTAGCTGCCTCTTGCTCTTCCTTCGCGCGGACACCAAAATTACCAAATTTGTTGATAGATTGGGGAGTGAGGCCCAGGTGACCACATACGGGAATACCTCCCGAAATGATTTTTTTAATGTTCGCTATGATTTCAAGTCCACCTTCCAGCTTCAGTGCGTGTGCACCAGATTCCTTCATCATACGGACGGCTGCGTTATAGGCCTCATCGGCAGATCCCTGATAAGATCCAAACGGCAAGTCTGCCAGCACCATGGCGCGCTGCGTGCCCCTTGCAACAGACGCCGCATGGTAAATCATATGATCAAGGGTAATAGGCAAGGTAGTTTCGTATCCAGCAAATACATTGGCGGCAGAATCTCCAATCAAAATAACATCAACACCAGCCTGATCGACCATTTTAGCCATGGAATAATCGTAGCTGGTCAGCATAGAAATCTTTTCCTGACGGTCTTTCATGGCTTGTAGCATGGCGGTGCTAACGCGTTTCATTTCTTTGTTTACAGACATCTTAACTTTTATTTTGTGTCCAAAAGTAAGCTTTTTATCATACATTGACCAATATTCTGCCTGGTGTTTTGTATTTTTGCCAAATGATACAAAATGAGAATCGTCTATTTAAATTTCCCAAATTTTCAGAATTAATCATTCATGAGGATGAAAATTTGATTGTTATCAATAAACCACCGTTTGTAGCTTCTTTGGATGAACGTGAGGGCGGAGAGGTCAATATCCTTCGATTGGCGAAAAAATACCATCCGGATGCGCAGGTGTGCCACCGTTTGGACAAAGAGACTTCGGGTATTTTATTAATTGCCAAAAACCCCGAAACGTATCGTTCAATTTCTATTGCATTTGAAAAAAGAAGAGTGAATAAGACCTACCATGCGATCATAGGCGGTACGCATACTTTTCAGAATTTACTGGTTGATTTACCGATCTTGAACCAGGGTAATAAAAATGTATCTATTGACCGTGCCAATGGCAAAGCAGCAGAAACCATTTTCAATTCGATCAAATATTACAAGAATTATACATTAGTGGAATGTAAACCCATTACCGGACGGATGCATCAAATCCGTATTCACCTCGCGACACAACATGCAGCAATTGTTGGCGACGATATGTATCGCGGCAAACCGGTCTATTTATCCCAAATCAAAAAACGAGGCTATACGTTGTCGAAAGATGAAGAAGAACAGCCTATCATGAAGCGTTTTGCGCTACATGCCAAACATATCGAATTCGAACTGAATGGAGTTAAAATGGTTTTCGATGCGCCCTATCCAAAGGATTTTGCGACATTATTGAAACTGTTAGATAAGTTTGATTCATAAATAGCCCGGTTACAGATGAATCCGAAGACAAAAAAAATAGTCGGAAACGTTGTATTTGTACTGGTTATTGGCTTGCTGATTTGGCCAACAAGTCGAAGTTATTTTCAGCAAGCCCTAATGAAAATAGGCTTCTTTAAACTAAAGTTAGAAGTTACGCCGGACGCTAAAAAATCTTTTGCGACTTCGCCCAGGTTAGGCACTGAGGTATCTTTTATAAACCAGCAAGGCGTGCCTGTAAAGGTGGCTGATCTCAGAGGAAAAGTGATTTTTATCAATTTTTGGGCAACTTGGTGTGCCCCTTGCCGGGCCGAAATGCCCTCGATTAACAAACTTTATAATACGTATAAGGATAACGCCCATGTTGTGTTTTTGATTGTTGAGGTAGAGGGTGATCGAGCGAAGGCCGAAGCGTTTATTAAGGGAGAGGGTTTGAACTTACCACTAAGCTTTCCAAACAGTGATATTCCAAAGGAGTGGCTTTCTGGGCCTATTCCAACAACGCTCATATTGGATAAGGAAGGAAATCTTGCCGCACGGCATGAAGGACTGGCTGACTATTCCACTCCAGAGGTGACCACATTTATTCAAGATTTAATCAATAAATAATTTTTTAAGATTTCTAAAATAAGCATGACAAGAGCAGAACTTATTCATCAAATAAAAGCGAAACGCTCATTTCTATGTGTCGGACTGGACACAGACCTAGCCAAAATCCCTGATCATCTTTTAGACGATGAGGATCCGATCTATAGCTTTAACAAAGCCATAATAGAAGCAACAGCTGATCTTTGTGTAGCCTACAAACCGAATATAGCATTTTATGAATGTTATGGAATAAAAGGTTGGCAATCGCTTCAAAAAACCTGGGCCGCCTTGCCAAAGGACTGTTTTAGTATTGCTGACGCAAAAAGAGGGGATATCGGTAATACATCCGGGCGTTACGCAATGGCATTTTTTGATGAAAAAGCTTCTGG
The genomic region above belongs to Sphingobacterium zeae and contains:
- a CDS encoding Gfo/Idh/MocA family protein, whose protein sequence is MENNANKTSRRGFIKSAATAAAAFMIVPRHVLGGNGFTAPSDKLQVAGIGVGGKGFSDINAFHDSGKADLAFLCDVDDRRAAGALKRYPKAKYYKDYREMLDKEHKRIEAVSVSTPDHQHAIQALAAMQLGKHVYVQKPLTHDVWEARALTHAAKKYKVVTQMGNQGASNDGPRFVREWYEAGLIGDVHTVYCWTDRPVWPSGIAWPTGKAEIPKELDWDLWLGTAPYKEYVDKLVPFNWRGWWDYGTGALGDMGCHLLEVPFSTLGLTYVQDVQATVGSVYVDEFKRGYFPESCPPSSHATLTFPKTPRTNGPVTLHWMDGGIQPARPDELGPNEIFGDGGNGILLVGTKGKILADTYGQNARLLPTSRKEQIAQKYARVPGQESGHYAQWVEACQAGYGKKEVSSPFEIAGPLTEALLMANLAIRGADLRIDGKYPGRNLKLLWDNNNMRVTNFDHVNQYVKRNYRQGWEMKYNF
- a CDS encoding gluconate 2-dehydrogenase subunit 3 family protein, yielding MNRREALQRVALILGGTVIGANLFLEGCTRSATKDVQALFEAKTTDLLGDLAEAILPKTATPGAKEAGVGSFIPVMVRDCYTEKQQKAFLDGLGSLDDKSKEVKGKPFLELSAEDRTAVAAALDKEANEFNKKQAEDQKDSREKNREKQNELYNYVDNDPPHWFTMFKQLTLTGFFNSELGCTKALRYVKIPGKFDGNLPYKKGDKAFA
- a CDS encoding acyl-[acyl-carrier-protein] thioesterase; this translates as MEPSVFEKEWEINFTQCYSNGRIRFSDLSNILQLTAGEHANVAGFGFKEMAKHNQTWVLSRIRIEITRLPKWMDIVKVKTWVQELAGARSTRNFEITVNGQPYVTASSYWAVINTVKRSSETLAISTEDFVTYPDRPATQRPFSKLDITSPVKNRDEYSVKLSDLDIVNHANNVKYLDWCMDRLPMELVLTNQIRSLEMNYLRELRYNDTVEINGDSTDQGYFMTVTKQQRIHFALAIETK
- a CDS encoding TolC family protein; the protein is MKRNFTLLLWLCSIMFQARAQEILTLEDALKTTLSNNFNILLAKNDNNIDIEYTSLGSAGMLPAVTGTFSRSNSVQNSRQVRADGQVQQVSNAKNDNMSYGVNLNWTIFDGLGMFARRDRFKEIQRQGEAEIRYEVITQLSEVMATYYNLVQQKRLINALDTTITLSQYRVTLAENRLQIGKGSKLDLLNAKVDLNTDQTNLLRQLESFKNTKTYLNQLMTRDLSLNFDVEDEMKLDTDLKLGNLIEIADQQNPQIQLAIINNRVAELNLKTVKAERYPKIGLNSGYNWNESHSSLGFSTENKNRGLTYGVSASLNIFNGFLQNRNERIAKFQIKSAEIQIKQQKQDIQAQVRTLFQTYITNIELANVERQNEELAKENLNITMDKFRIGTITTLEVRTAQLNYINAMTRSYTAQYDAKVSEIRLKELTGETY
- a CDS encoding efflux RND transporter permease subunit, with product MNLSAIFIKRPVLTIVVNITIILFGYIGFSFLGVREYPSIDPAIVSVRTNYAGANPDIIESQITEPLEKAINSIDGIRNISSSSNQGSSNITIEFGLQKNLEEAANDVRDKVSQAIRSLPQDIDAPPVVSKADADSDPIITLTLQSETRDKLSLSDYAENVISERLQTIPGVSSTQIYGQKRYAMRLWLNPDRMAAYGITASDIRAALDNQNVELPSGKIVGNTTELTVKTVGNLSTPEQFNDIILKSDSSRIVKFIDIGRAEIDAENLETKMVSNGKQLVGIAVIPQPGTNYLEIANNFYKMLDQIKEDLPEDIILNIASDNTTFIKKSVEEVAETLLISIILVTLIIYFFFRDWGIALRPLLDIPVSLIATFFIMYIFGFSINVLTLLAIVLATGLVVDDGIVVTENIFKKVEEGMSPIEAALKGSKEIFFAVISISITLAAVFLPVIFLQGFVGRLFREFGVVIASAVLVSAFVSLTLTPMLNAYLIKGGGHKKTKFYNWTEPMFVKMNKGYANALDKFMKFKWISFPILIICFVVIGILFSSIKKETAPYDDRSNISVNVTGPEGATYEYMDRYMQELDKLVYDSIPENKISLNITSPGFGAASVNSGRIRMTLVDPSERQKSQDDIAKELTKWTKQYDAVRVNVSQSPTISMNRRGGLPVQYIIQAQNFEKLQEKIPQFMSEVNSDPTFSTTDINLKFNKPELHVEIDRLKALSLGVSVLDVSQSLQLLLSGQRFAYFMRDGKQYQVIGQVENDRRATPTDLSSIYVRNNMGQLIQLDNVVSVKEESSPPQLYHNNRYMSATVSAGLAPGMSMSDGIAAMDRIKEKVLDQSFTTDLSGESRDFVESSSNTLFAFGLALLLIYLILAAQFESFLDPFIIILTVPMAVAGALISLWLFDQTWNIFSQIGTIMLIGLVTKNGILIVEFANQMREEGMEKLEAIMHASESRLRPILMTSLAIALGALPIAMSLGAASTSRIGMGVVIVGGTIFSLILTLFIIPAIYYMWSRQKKHRPEFDNIKSYE